The following proteins are encoded in a genomic region of Stigmatopora nigra isolate UIUO_SnigA chromosome 3, RoL_Snig_1.1, whole genome shotgun sequence:
- the LOC144194099 gene encoding cysteine--tRNA ligase, cytoplasmic-like isoform X2, with protein sequence MSTTGLQGKAKRLQHQWFPPPGTDVPQLRLYNSLTRAKERFVPQNGNKVTWYSCGPTVYDASHMGHARSYISFDILRRILRDYFKYDVYYCMNITDIDDKIIKRARQNYLLDQYKEKQPDPAQILKDVLTAQVPFQARLTSTTDTDKKHMLERLHAAIMGALQPLQAALKNGATNDVLQPLSHTLLEKSKDMLSDWLDSQFGCEVTDNSIFSILPKFWEGEYHNDMAALNVLPPDVLTRVSEYVPEIVEFVEKIISNGYGYESNSSVYFDTAKFDQSPQHSYAKLVPEAVGDQKALQEGEGDLSISADRLGEKKSPNDFALWKTSKPGEPSWDSPWGKGRPGWHIECSAMAGSILGESMDIHGGGFDLRFPHHDNELAQSEAYFQNDNWVRYFLHTGHLTIAGCKMSKSLKNFITIKEALAKNTARQLRLAFLMHSWKDTLDYSPNTMELVVQYEKFLNEFFLNVKDILRAPTDITGQFEKWDAAEIELNKSFFDRKSAVHEALCDNIDTRTVMEEMRQLVNQSNSYIASKKSAKVGPNRMLIESIAIYLTKILKIFGAIEGSEAIGFPLGGQRENVDLESTVMPYVSVLSDFREQVRKIARQQKVMDLLRLCDDIRDVTLPELGVRFEDHEGLPTVVKLVDKEILMKERDEKIKLEEEKQKKKAEAARKKEEQEMAKLAKMKIPPSEMFLSETNKYSKFDQMGFPTHDIEGKELSKGQEKKLRKLFEGQEKLHKEYLLSQRVPSGEVKN encoded by the exons ATGTCTACCACCGGACTGCAAG GCAAAGCAAAAAGGCTACAGCATCAATGGTTTCCGCCACCTGGCACAGATGTTCCCCAACTTCGACTCTATAATAGTTTGACGAGAGCAAAG GAGCGTTTTGTACCACAAAATGGCAACAAGGTAACGTGGTACAGTTGTGGGCCAACAGTCTATGACGCATCTCATATGGGACATGCCAG GTCTTACATCTCTTTTGATATTCTGCGAAGGATACTAAGGGATTACTTTAAGTATGATGTCTATTACTGCATGAACATCACAGACATTGATGACAAA ATCATTAAACGGGCACGTCAGAACTATCTACTAGACCAGTACAAGGAAAAACAACCTGACCCTGCTCAAATCCTGAAGGATGTGCTGACAGCCCAAGTG CCCTTTCAGGCCCGCTTGACCTCAACTACCGACACAGATAAGAAACATATGCTTGAAAGGCTTCACGCCGCCATTATGGGTGCTCTGCAGCCTCTGCAGGCAGCGTTGAAGAATGGGGCTACAAATGATGTGCTTCAACCTCTAAGCCAT ACACTCCTTGAAAAGTCCAAGGACATGTTGTCTGACTGGCTGGATAGTCAGTTTGGGTGTGAAGTCACAGACAACTCAATCTTCTCAATTCTGCCTAAATTTTGGGAGGGAGAGTACCATAACGACATGGCCGCTTTGAAT gttCTTCCTCCTGATGTCTTAACTCGAGTTAGTGAATATGTGCCTGAGATTGTGGAATTTGTGGAGAAGATTATTTCAAATGGCTATGG gtATGAATCAAATAGCTCCGTTTACTTTGACACTGCAAAGTTTGATCAAAGTCCACAGCACTCTTATGCCAAACTTGTACCAGAGGCAGTTGGAGATCAGAAAGCTTTACAAGAAGGAGAAG GAGACCTCAGCATTTCTGCTGACAGATTAGGAGAGAAAAAATCACCCAATGACTTTGCTTTGTGGAAAACATCAAAGCCCGGAGAGCCTTCGTGGGACTCTCCATGGGGAAAG GGAAGGCCTGGCTGGCATATTGAGTGTTCAGCCATGGCTGGCTCCATCCTAGGGGAGTCTATGGATATTCATGGTGGAGGCTTTGATCTAAGATTCCCTCATCATGACAATGAGCTGGCTCAGTCAGAG GCTTACTTTCAGAATGATAATTGGGTCCGTTACTTCCTGCACACTGGTCACCTGACAATTGCAGGATGCAAGATGTCCAAATCGCTGAAGAATTTCATCACAATCAAGGAAGCGTTGGCAAAAAATACAG CTCGCCAGCTCCGTCTGGCTTTCTTAATGCATTCATGGAAAGATACCTTGGATTACTCCCCCAACACTATGGAATTAGTTGTCCAGTATGAGAAGTTCCTGAAT GAGTTCTTCTTGAATGTAAAGGACATTTTGCGTGCACCTACTGACATCACTGGGCAATTTGAAAAGTGGGATGCAGCGGAAATAGAGCTTAACAAAAG tttttttgatcGGAAGTCAGCGGTCCATGAGGCACTGTGTGACAATATTGACACCCGAACAGTCATGGAGGAAATGAGGCAGCTGGTTAATCAGAGTAACAGCTACATCGCCAGTAAGAAAAGTGCCAAAGTAGGACCAAACCGGATGCTAATAGAAAGTATCGCCATATATCTCACCAAAATACTAAAG ATATTTGGTGCAATTGAAGGATCAGAGGCCATTGGTTTCCCATTAGGAGGACAAAGAGAGAATGTTGAT CTGGAGAGCACAGTCATGCCTTACGTCTCGGTCCTTTCTGACTTCCGAGAGCAGGTGCGAAAAATTGCCAGACAGCAGAAGG TCATGGATTTGTTGCGGCTCTGTGATGATATCCGTGATGTTACGTTGCCGGAGTTAGGTGTTCGATTTGAGGATCATGAAG GACTTCCAACCGTGGTAAAACTGGTGGACAAGGAAATTTTAATGAAGGAACGGGATGAGAAGATCAAG CTAGAGGAAGAAAAGCAAAAGAAGAAAGCAGAGGCTGCCAGGAAGAAAGAAGAACAGGAG ATGGCCAAGCTTGCCAAAATGAAGATCCCTCCATCTGAGATGTTTCTTTCAGAAACCAACAAATATTCCAAATTCGATCAAATG GGCTTCCCAACTCATGATATCGAAGGGAAGGAACTCAGCAAGGGTCAAGAAAAGAAACTACGTAAACTCTTTGAAGGTCAAGAGAAACTACATAAAGAGTATCTTCTGAGTCAAAGGGTGCCATCAGGGGAGgtcaaaaattaa
- the LOC144194099 gene encoding cysteine--tRNA ligase, cytoplasmic-like isoform X1, which yields MSTTGLQAFEYDFLLQIKEDAALAAALNDYLSTRSYLAGFSPSQADQKAFKILSKPPDPKHVHARRWYRHITSMPQDLSPYSSSKAKRLQHQWFPPPGTDVPQLRLYNSLTRAKERFVPQNGNKVTWYSCGPTVYDASHMGHARSYISFDILRRILRDYFKYDVYYCMNITDIDDKIIKRARQNYLLDQYKEKQPDPAQILKDVLTAQVPFQARLTSTTDTDKKHMLERLHAAIMGALQPLQAALKNGATNDVLQPLSHTLLEKSKDMLSDWLDSQFGCEVTDNSIFSILPKFWEGEYHNDMAALNVLPPDVLTRVSEYVPEIVEFVEKIISNGYGYESNSSVYFDTAKFDQSPQHSYAKLVPEAVGDQKALQEGEGDLSISADRLGEKKSPNDFALWKTSKPGEPSWDSPWGKGRPGWHIECSAMAGSILGESMDIHGGGFDLRFPHHDNELAQSEAYFQNDNWVRYFLHTGHLTIAGCKMSKSLKNFITIKEALAKNTARQLRLAFLMHSWKDTLDYSPNTMELVVQYEKFLNEFFLNVKDILRAPTDITGQFEKWDAAEIELNKSFFDRKSAVHEALCDNIDTRTVMEEMRQLVNQSNSYIASKKSAKVGPNRMLIESIAIYLTKILKIFGAIEGSEAIGFPLGGQRENVDLESTVMPYVSVLSDFREQVRKIARQQKVMDLLRLCDDIRDVTLPELGVRFEDHEGLPTVVKLVDKEILMKERDEKIKLEEEKQKKKAEAARKKEEQEMAKLAKMKIPPSEMFLSETNKYSKFDQMGFPTHDIEGKELSKGQEKKLRKLFEGQEKLHKEYLLSQRVPSGEVKN from the exons ATGTCTACCACCGGACTGCAAG CCTTTGAGTATGACTTCCTGCTCCAAATAAAAGAGGATGCTGCTCTGGCAGCAGCACTGAATGACTACCTAAGCACTCGCAGCTACCTGGCTGGTTTCAGCCCTTCACAGGCTGACCAGAAAGCATTTAAGATTCTCTCCAAGCCCCCAGACCCAAAACATGTCCATGCTCGGCGTTGGTACAGGCACATAACCTCAATGCCGCAGGACCTGAGCCCATACAGCAGCA GCAAAGCAAAAAGGCTACAGCATCAATGGTTTCCGCCACCTGGCACAGATGTTCCCCAACTTCGACTCTATAATAGTTTGACGAGAGCAAAG GAGCGTTTTGTACCACAAAATGGCAACAAGGTAACGTGGTACAGTTGTGGGCCAACAGTCTATGACGCATCTCATATGGGACATGCCAG GTCTTACATCTCTTTTGATATTCTGCGAAGGATACTAAGGGATTACTTTAAGTATGATGTCTATTACTGCATGAACATCACAGACATTGATGACAAA ATCATTAAACGGGCACGTCAGAACTATCTACTAGACCAGTACAAGGAAAAACAACCTGACCCTGCTCAAATCCTGAAGGATGTGCTGACAGCCCAAGTG CCCTTTCAGGCCCGCTTGACCTCAACTACCGACACAGATAAGAAACATATGCTTGAAAGGCTTCACGCCGCCATTATGGGTGCTCTGCAGCCTCTGCAGGCAGCGTTGAAGAATGGGGCTACAAATGATGTGCTTCAACCTCTAAGCCAT ACACTCCTTGAAAAGTCCAAGGACATGTTGTCTGACTGGCTGGATAGTCAGTTTGGGTGTGAAGTCACAGACAACTCAATCTTCTCAATTCTGCCTAAATTTTGGGAGGGAGAGTACCATAACGACATGGCCGCTTTGAAT gttCTTCCTCCTGATGTCTTAACTCGAGTTAGTGAATATGTGCCTGAGATTGTGGAATTTGTGGAGAAGATTATTTCAAATGGCTATGG gtATGAATCAAATAGCTCCGTTTACTTTGACACTGCAAAGTTTGATCAAAGTCCACAGCACTCTTATGCCAAACTTGTACCAGAGGCAGTTGGAGATCAGAAAGCTTTACAAGAAGGAGAAG GAGACCTCAGCATTTCTGCTGACAGATTAGGAGAGAAAAAATCACCCAATGACTTTGCTTTGTGGAAAACATCAAAGCCCGGAGAGCCTTCGTGGGACTCTCCATGGGGAAAG GGAAGGCCTGGCTGGCATATTGAGTGTTCAGCCATGGCTGGCTCCATCCTAGGGGAGTCTATGGATATTCATGGTGGAGGCTTTGATCTAAGATTCCCTCATCATGACAATGAGCTGGCTCAGTCAGAG GCTTACTTTCAGAATGATAATTGGGTCCGTTACTTCCTGCACACTGGTCACCTGACAATTGCAGGATGCAAGATGTCCAAATCGCTGAAGAATTTCATCACAATCAAGGAAGCGTTGGCAAAAAATACAG CTCGCCAGCTCCGTCTGGCTTTCTTAATGCATTCATGGAAAGATACCTTGGATTACTCCCCCAACACTATGGAATTAGTTGTCCAGTATGAGAAGTTCCTGAAT GAGTTCTTCTTGAATGTAAAGGACATTTTGCGTGCACCTACTGACATCACTGGGCAATTTGAAAAGTGGGATGCAGCGGAAATAGAGCTTAACAAAAG tttttttgatcGGAAGTCAGCGGTCCATGAGGCACTGTGTGACAATATTGACACCCGAACAGTCATGGAGGAAATGAGGCAGCTGGTTAATCAGAGTAACAGCTACATCGCCAGTAAGAAAAGTGCCAAAGTAGGACCAAACCGGATGCTAATAGAAAGTATCGCCATATATCTCACCAAAATACTAAAG ATATTTGGTGCAATTGAAGGATCAGAGGCCATTGGTTTCCCATTAGGAGGACAAAGAGAGAATGTTGAT CTGGAGAGCACAGTCATGCCTTACGTCTCGGTCCTTTCTGACTTCCGAGAGCAGGTGCGAAAAATTGCCAGACAGCAGAAGG TCATGGATTTGTTGCGGCTCTGTGATGATATCCGTGATGTTACGTTGCCGGAGTTAGGTGTTCGATTTGAGGATCATGAAG GACTTCCAACCGTGGTAAAACTGGTGGACAAGGAAATTTTAATGAAGGAACGGGATGAGAAGATCAAG CTAGAGGAAGAAAAGCAAAAGAAGAAAGCAGAGGCTGCCAGGAAGAAAGAAGAACAGGAG ATGGCCAAGCTTGCCAAAATGAAGATCCCTCCATCTGAGATGTTTCTTTCAGAAACCAACAAATATTCCAAATTCGATCAAATG GGCTTCCCAACTCATGATATCGAAGGGAAGGAACTCAGCAAGGGTCAAGAAAAGAAACTACGTAAACTCTTTGAAGGTCAAGAGAAACTACATAAAGAGTATCTTCTGAGTCAAAGGGTGCCATCAGGGGAGgtcaaaaattaa
- the dapk2a gene encoding death-associated protein kinase 2a → MEIFKQQKVEDFYEIGEELGSGQFAIVKQCTEKNTGNKFAAKFIKKRQSIASSRGVRLEEIQREVQILQEIQHQNIVTLHDVYENRTDVVLILELVSGGELFDFLAKKESLSEDEATQFIKQILEGVYYLHSRKIAHFDLKPENIMLLDKNIPMPRIKLIDFGLAHKIEAGVEFKNIFGTPEFVAPEIVNYEPLGLEADMWSIGVITYILLSGASPFLGETKQDTLKNISAINYEFDEEFFCNTSELAKTFISLLLKKDKRKRLTIKDALNHPWIKSNEHKEENKGQELQKRERRQLKTKRLREYTIKSHSSMPPNNTYVNFERFAQVVEDIGQIGQSFLSLTASHDSLQEDIDATVSIYNEKEAWYKEESEGLRHELSQIRYEFRKVESMKRSLQDEMQTFSSSLSAISSRYQERQNQYDALNQELSKELQWVQEVMGSLTTEGRSYPNGNFSTAFNNEVNEALKEIMNHSCGGELLSGINLDLNEAGQQR, encoded by the exons atggaaatttttaaGCAACAGAAAGTTGAAGATTTCTATGAAATTGGGGAAGAGTTGGGAAG tggACAATTTGCCATCGTGAAGCAATGCACTGAGAAAAATACAGGAAACAAATTTGCTGCTAAATTCATAAAGAAGCGTCAAAGTATTGCCAGCTCTCGAGGTGTTCGGCTAGAGGAGATACAGCGTGAAGTGCAGATTCTACAGGAGATTCAGCACCAAAATATTGTCACGCTACATGATGTCTATGAGAACCGCACTGATGTGGTACTCATCCTGGAGTT GGTCTCTGGGGGTGAATTGTTCGACTTCTTGGCCAAGAAAGAATCTCTAAGTGAAGATGAGGCAACCCAATTCATCAAGCAAATCCTTGAGGGAGTATACTACCTCCACTCCAGAAAAATTGCCCACTTTGATCTTAAG ccTGAAAACATTATGCTGCTTGATAAGAATATACCAATGCCAAGGATTAAGCTAATTGATTTTGGTCTTGCTCACAAAATTGAAGCTGGAGTGGAATTCAAAAACATCTTTGGAACCCCTGAGTTTGTTG cacccgAGATTGTCAATTATGAGCCATTGGGTTTGGAAGCAGATATGTGGAGCATTGGTGTCATAACCTACATCCT ATTAAGTGGTGCTTCTCCTTTCCTTGGTGAGACTAAACAGGACACACTGAAGAACATCTCGGCCATCAATTATGAGTTTGATGAAGAGTTCTTCTGCAACACCAGTGAACTGGCCAAAACGTTCATCAGTCTTTTGCTGAAGAAGGACAAAAG GAAAAGACTAACAATTAAAGATGCTCTTAATCACCCTTGGATCAAG TCTAATGAGCACAAGGAGGAAAATAAAGGCCAAGAGCTGCAAAAACGAGAGAGGCGCCAGCTaaagaccaaacgtctgagGGAGTACACAATAAAGTCCCACTCAAGCATGCCACCCAATAACACCTATGTTAACTTTGAACGCTTTGCCCAAGTGGTGGAAGACATTGGTCAAATTGGGCAGTCGTTCCTGAGCTTGACAGCATCCCATGATTCTTTGCAAGAAGATATTGATGCCACAGTCTCTATATACAATGAGAAAGAGGCCTGGTACAAAGAGGAGAGTGAAGGATTGCGCCACGAGCTCTCCCAAATCCGTTACGAGTTCCGAAAGGTGGAGTCCATGAAGAGAAGCCTCCAGGATGAAATGCAGACTTTTAGCTCCAGTCTCAGTGCGATTAGCAGCCGCTACCAGGAACGGCAGAATCAATATGATGCACTCAACCAAGAACTCAGCAAAGAGTTGCAATGGGTGCAGGAAGTAATGGGTTCATTAACCACCGAAGGCAGGAGTTACCCCAACGGCAACTTTTCCACTGCCTTCAACAACGAGGTCAACGAAGCTCTGAAAGAAATAATGAACCACTCTTGTGGAGGAGAGCTGTTGTCTGGGATCAACCTAGACTTAAATGAAGCTGGGCAACAAAGATAG
- the LOC144193860 gene encoding clusterin-associated protein 1-like isoform X1 yields MSFRDLQNFTEMMRALGFPRLISVENFRTPNFTLVAEILIWLVKCYEPQMEIPIDMNTESDRIFLIKTVAQFMAAKAQIKMNTKRLYQADGYAVKEMLKITSVLYNAMKTKQMTLGDRMEEDNTKFKFELGSRISDLKAARQLASEATSKGASLYDLLGKEVDLRKLRTAAIARPLEISETEKALRHAIKEVLESVEKTKVMMKNVVSDVASLDAKKKKKQLQLEMNQRRLQTLQSVRPLFMDEYEKIEEKLEEQYKLQVENFANLYFLEWQQEKQTKQEKMFEEENNRKRMMQQLNENFGDSRSSLNDNESFEDKTLNGDVDECQTSNPRLPLNNIVAGTTAVNMGGETDESDESERDEDDEDEGLEVDPLFAATDARASCNSKRGMRSHLLDKSDDDF; encoded by the exons ATGTCTTTCAGGGACCTACAAA ATTTCACAGAAATGATGAGAGCGTTGGGCTTTCCTCGGCTGATATCTGTGGAAAACTTCAGAACACCCAACTTTACACTGGTGGCAGAAATCCTAATATGGCTGGTCAAATG TTATGAACCACAGATGGAAATTCCAATTGACATGAATACAGAATCAGACAGAATATTTCTTATCAAGACTGTGGCTCAGTTCATG GCTGCTAAAGCTCAAATCAAAATGAACACCAAGCGTCTTTACCAGGCTGACGGTTATGCCGTTAAAGAGATGTTAAAGATCACTTCGGTGCTGTACAATGCAATGAAGACAAAGCAGATGACCCTAGGTGACAGAATGGAAGAGGACAACACCAAGTTCAAGTTTGAGCTGGGCTCTAGA ATTTCAGATTTGAAAGCGGCTCGGCAGCTGGCATCGGAGGCCACGTCAAAGGGAGCATCTCTTTATGATTTGTTAGGAAAGGAGGTGGACCTCAGG AAATTGAGAACTGCTGCCATAGCAAGACCTCTGGAAATCAGTGAGACAGAAAAAGCTTTGAGACATGCCATCAAGGAAGTCTTG GAAAGTGTGGAGAAGACTAAAGTTATGAtgaagaatgttgtttctgatGTTGCCAGTCTGGAtgcgaagaagaaaaagaaacaattgcAGTTGGAAATGAATCAGAGAAGACTCCAAACGCTGCAAAGTGTCAG GCCATTGTTTATGGATGAATATGAGAAGATTGAGGAAAAGCTGGAGGAACAATATAAGTTGCAAGTGGAAAACTTTGCAAACCTCTATTTCCTTGAGTGGCAgcaagaaaaacaaaccaaacaagAGAAGATGTTTGAg GAGGAAAACAATCGAAAGAGAATGATGCAGCAACTAAATGAGAATTTTGGCGATTCACGGAGTTCAC TTAATGACAATGAATCATTTGAAGATAAAACCCTGAATGGAGATGTTGATGAGTGTCAAACTTCAAATCCAAGGCTCCCTCTAAACAACATTGTGGCAG gaACCACTGCTGTAAACATGGGTGGCGAGACTGATGAG TCGGATGAGAGTGAAAGAGATGAAGACGATGAAGATGAGGGCCTGGAAGTGGATCCCCTTTTTGCGGCAACAGATGCAAGAGCGTCCTGCAATTCCAAGAGAGGCATGAGAAGCCATCTGCTGGATAAGAGTGATGATGACTTTTGA
- the LOC144193860 gene encoding clusterin-associated protein 1-like isoform X2, translating to MMRALGFPRLISVENFRTPNFTLVAEILIWLVKCYEPQMEIPIDMNTESDRIFLIKTVAQFMAAKAQIKMNTKRLYQADGYAVKEMLKITSVLYNAMKTKQMTLGDRMEEDNTKFKFELGSRISDLKAARQLASEATSKGASLYDLLGKEVDLRKLRTAAIARPLEISETEKALRHAIKEVLESVEKTKVMMKNVVSDVASLDAKKKKKQLQLEMNQRRLQTLQSVRPLFMDEYEKIEEKLEEQYKLQVENFANLYFLEWQQEKQTKQEKMFEEENNRKRMMQQLNENFGDSRSSLNDNESFEDKTLNGDVDECQTSNPRLPLNNIVAGTTAVNMGGETDESDESERDEDDEDEGLEVDPLFAATDARASCNSKRGMRSHLLDKSDDDF from the exons ATGATGAGAGCGTTGGGCTTTCCTCGGCTGATATCTGTGGAAAACTTCAGAACACCCAACTTTACACTGGTGGCAGAAATCCTAATATGGCTGGTCAAATG TTATGAACCACAGATGGAAATTCCAATTGACATGAATACAGAATCAGACAGAATATTTCTTATCAAGACTGTGGCTCAGTTCATG GCTGCTAAAGCTCAAATCAAAATGAACACCAAGCGTCTTTACCAGGCTGACGGTTATGCCGTTAAAGAGATGTTAAAGATCACTTCGGTGCTGTACAATGCAATGAAGACAAAGCAGATGACCCTAGGTGACAGAATGGAAGAGGACAACACCAAGTTCAAGTTTGAGCTGGGCTCTAGA ATTTCAGATTTGAAAGCGGCTCGGCAGCTGGCATCGGAGGCCACGTCAAAGGGAGCATCTCTTTATGATTTGTTAGGAAAGGAGGTGGACCTCAGG AAATTGAGAACTGCTGCCATAGCAAGACCTCTGGAAATCAGTGAGACAGAAAAAGCTTTGAGACATGCCATCAAGGAAGTCTTG GAAAGTGTGGAGAAGACTAAAGTTATGAtgaagaatgttgtttctgatGTTGCCAGTCTGGAtgcgaagaagaaaaagaaacaattgcAGTTGGAAATGAATCAGAGAAGACTCCAAACGCTGCAAAGTGTCAG GCCATTGTTTATGGATGAATATGAGAAGATTGAGGAAAAGCTGGAGGAACAATATAAGTTGCAAGTGGAAAACTTTGCAAACCTCTATTTCCTTGAGTGGCAgcaagaaaaacaaaccaaacaagAGAAGATGTTTGAg GAGGAAAACAATCGAAAGAGAATGATGCAGCAACTAAATGAGAATTTTGGCGATTCACGGAGTTCAC TTAATGACAATGAATCATTTGAAGATAAAACCCTGAATGGAGATGTTGATGAGTGTCAAACTTCAAATCCAAGGCTCCCTCTAAACAACATTGTGGCAG gaACCACTGCTGTAAACATGGGTGGCGAGACTGATGAG TCGGATGAGAGTGAAAGAGATGAAGACGATGAAGATGAGGGCCTGGAAGTGGATCCCCTTTTTGCGGCAACAGATGCAAGAGCGTCCTGCAATTCCAAGAGAGGCATGAGAAGCCATCTGCTGGATAAGAGTGATGATGACTTTTGA